In one Myxococcota bacterium genomic region, the following are encoded:
- a CDS encoding helicase C-terminal domain-containing protein, which produces MSFAQGGDRERSAEELGIDLEALAELCAQLGPLAVVDLETTGLPDDPASEILELGVVQLDPGRVATFQTLVRPRRPLPLLIQRLTGLTDDDVRDAPALADVAPAARAALAGRTIIAHNADFERTFLARGVDPSLDGAAYLDTQDLLALTHPDAPDLRLESFTRMLLRTEEHHRALDDALDTARVLSRVGAGARAGEPRYLTARRALLRYSPGSPWLALLGKDLVVDDDLPGQFVHVGESREKPVPFDEDAIAAALADEERGRRYLPGYRARKEQIELARQFVRALGEGGALLVEGGTGVGKSLAYLAAAIPFAMERAAGGVHEPVVVSTRTKLLQDQLLHKDIAAAARFLGHPGLRALSIKGRANYVCERRLEAVLAEGREPSIFEQDRMAYAVMMACARTRPHGEVGTLPAALLRRYPPLRELRRRSVAARAQQCSREECAKQRACPFGRRRGALAKAHLVVANHDLLLRWPPDYPAFTHAIADEGHQLAGVADEVYATSVSPDEVLELVDELFGRPGERGRPTLVARARARASEKDVLAWRRSLALDLAELGRALAHRANEYGEVQLPPRPEREFPEATALAETAARRIEQVADHALSLDDDGDEGEGPSPVARTAAELRDAARGLRLAFADESGDNVSSFERLEAPFDRWRLAIRAVSPAPAFHEAFLQKLESFTVVSASLFVNGDPFAALGELEIEERALLPTGRVSVESPFPYAEHMRVAALDTPTAAVVDETAAVVAELARTLRGRTLGLFTSLARMNQVAELLDRELRGEGFEILAPRRASDDPAALVERFTRAKGGAILLGARTFWQGLDIPGEDLQAVVIEKLPFEVPTELLKRREARVREAGGDPFERVALGKMLLNLKQMAGRLIRSESDRGIVVVVEGRTSKGYFRKLASALPPGVAMHKARRSDLRALLAEIGL; this is translated from the coding sequence GTGAGCTTCGCGCAGGGTGGGGATCGCGAGCGAAGCGCGGAGGAGCTCGGCATCGACCTCGAGGCGCTCGCCGAGCTGTGCGCGCAGCTCGGCCCGCTCGCCGTGGTCGACCTCGAGACGACGGGGCTCCCCGACGACCCCGCGTCCGAGATCCTCGAGCTCGGCGTCGTGCAGCTCGACCCCGGACGCGTCGCCACCTTCCAGACGCTCGTGCGGCCGCGCCGGCCGCTCCCGCTGCTGATCCAGCGCCTGACGGGCCTCACCGACGACGACGTGCGCGACGCGCCCGCCCTCGCCGACGTCGCGCCCGCGGCGCGCGCCGCGCTCGCCGGGCGCACGATCATCGCGCACAACGCCGACTTCGAGCGCACCTTCCTCGCGCGCGGCGTCGACCCGTCGCTCGACGGCGCCGCCTATCTCGACACGCAGGACCTGCTCGCGCTCACGCACCCCGACGCGCCCGACCTGCGGCTCGAGTCGTTCACGCGCATGCTGCTGCGCACCGAGGAGCACCACCGCGCGCTCGACGACGCGCTCGACACCGCGCGCGTGCTGTCGCGCGTCGGCGCCGGCGCGCGCGCGGGCGAGCCGCGCTACCTGACTGCGCGCCGCGCGCTGCTCCGCTACTCGCCCGGGTCGCCCTGGCTCGCGCTGCTCGGCAAGGATCTCGTCGTCGACGACGACCTGCCCGGCCAGTTCGTGCACGTCGGCGAATCGCGCGAGAAGCCCGTGCCGTTCGACGAGGACGCGATCGCCGCGGCGCTCGCGGACGAGGAGCGCGGGCGGCGCTACCTGCCCGGCTACCGCGCGCGCAAGGAGCAGATCGAGCTCGCGCGGCAGTTCGTGCGCGCGCTCGGCGAGGGCGGCGCGCTGCTCGTCGAGGGCGGAACGGGCGTCGGGAAGTCGCTCGCCTATCTCGCCGCGGCGATCCCGTTCGCGATGGAGCGCGCGGCGGGCGGCGTGCACGAGCCCGTCGTCGTGTCGACGCGCACGAAGCTCCTGCAGGACCAGCTGCTGCACAAGGACATCGCGGCCGCCGCGCGCTTCCTCGGCCACCCCGGGCTGCGCGCGCTCTCGATCAAGGGCCGCGCGAACTACGTGTGCGAGCGGCGGCTCGAGGCCGTGCTCGCCGAGGGCCGCGAGCCGAGCATCTTCGAGCAGGATCGCATGGCCTACGCGGTGATGATGGCGTGCGCGCGCACGCGTCCGCACGGCGAGGTCGGCACGCTGCCCGCGGCGCTCCTGCGCCGCTACCCGCCGCTGCGCGAGCTGCGCCGGCGCAGCGTCGCCGCGCGCGCGCAGCAGTGCTCGCGCGAGGAGTGCGCCAAGCAGCGCGCGTGCCCGTTCGGACGGCGGCGCGGCGCGCTCGCGAAGGCGCACCTCGTCGTCGCGAACCACGACCTGCTGCTGCGCTGGCCGCCCGACTACCCCGCCTTCACGCACGCGATCGCGGACGAAGGCCACCAGCTCGCGGGCGTGGCCGACGAGGTCTACGCGACGAGCGTGAGCCCCGACGAGGTGCTCGAGCTCGTCGACGAGCTGTTCGGGCGCCCGGGCGAGCGCGGCCGGCCGACGCTCGTGGCGCGCGCGCGTGCGCGCGCGTCCGAGAAGGACGTGCTCGCGTGGCGCCGCAGCCTGGCGCTCGACCTCGCCGAGCTCGGCCGCGCGCTCGCGCACCGCGCGAACGAGTACGGCGAGGTGCAGCTCCCGCCGCGTCCCGAGCGCGAGTTCCCGGAGGCCACCGCGCTCGCCGAGACGGCCGCGCGCCGCATCGAGCAGGTCGCCGACCACGCGCTCTCGCTCGACGACGACGGCGACGAGGGCGAGGGGCCGAGCCCCGTCGCGCGCACGGCTGCCGAGCTCCGCGACGCGGCGCGCGGCCTGCGCCTCGCGTTCGCCGACGAGTCGGGCGACAACGTCTCCTCGTTCGAGCGCCTCGAGGCGCCGTTCGACCGCTGGCGGCTCGCGATCCGCGCCGTCTCGCCCGCGCCCGCGTTCCACGAGGCGTTCCTGCAGAAGCTCGAGTCGTTCACCGTCGTGTCGGCGAGCCTGTTCGTGAACGGCGACCCGTTCGCCGCGCTCGGCGAGCTCGAGATCGAGGAGCGCGCGCTGCTCCCGACCGGGCGCGTCTCGGTGGAGAGCCCGTTCCCGTACGCCGAGCACATGCGCGTCGCCGCGCTCGACACGCCGACGGCCGCGGTCGTCGACGAGACGGCGGCCGTCGTCGCCGAGCTCGCGCGCACGCTGCGCGGCCGCACGCTCGGTCTCTTCACGAGCCTCGCGCGCATGAACCAGGTGGCCGAGCTGCTCGACCGCGAGCTGCGCGGCGAGGGCTTCGAGATCCTCGCGCCGCGGCGCGCGAGCGACGACCCGGCCGCACTCGTCGAGCGCTTCACGCGCGCGAAGGGCGGCGCCATCCTGCTCGGCGCGCGCACGTTCTGGCAGGGGCTCGACATCCCCGGCGAGGACCTGCAGGCCGTCGTGATCGAGAAGCTCCCGTTCGAGGTGCCGACCGAGCTCCTCAAGCGCCGCGAGGCGCGCGTGCGCGAGGCGGGCGGCGACCCGTTCGAGCGCGTCGCGCTCGGGAAGATGCTGCTGAACCTGAAGCAGATGGCGGGCCGGCTGATCCGCAGCGAGTCCGATCGCGGCATCGTCGTCGTCGTCGAGGGGCGGACGAGCAAGGGCTACTTCCGCAAGCTCGCGAGCGCGCTCCCGCCCGGCGTCGCGATGCACAAGGCGCGCCGCTCGGACCTGCGCGCACTGCTCGCGGAGATCGGCCTGTGA
- a CDS encoding protein phosphatase 2C domain-containing protein, producing MSGAASRPAAGLHAEILAGEPLDGPRSLPVAHGEAWAYTRRAPDKTGPNEDCAAIWEVGEVGAVLAVADGIGGAPSGARASRMAVDALGACLARAVETGASDLRPFVLDGFEEANADVLGMRIGAGTTLVAVELGADFVRTYHAGDSVALVVGQRGRVRLHTIPHSPVGYGVASGMLDPEKVMDHEERSFISNCVGSQDMRLEVGAPIEMAERDTLLVASDGVLDNVRPSDLVELIRRGALGDAAHALAQRVAEVMEHGDREIAGHCDDATFLLYRTRSPRARTRRAARARRPGGAA from the coding sequence GTGAGCGGCGCGGCGAGCCGGCCCGCCGCCGGTCTGCACGCCGAGATCCTCGCCGGAGAGCCGCTCGACGGGCCGCGGAGCCTGCCCGTCGCGCACGGCGAGGCCTGGGCCTACACGCGCCGCGCGCCCGACAAGACGGGCCCCAACGAGGATTGCGCGGCGATCTGGGAAGTGGGCGAGGTGGGCGCCGTGCTCGCCGTCGCCGACGGCATCGGCGGCGCGCCGAGCGGTGCGCGCGCGTCGCGCATGGCGGTCGACGCGCTCGGCGCCTGCCTCGCGCGCGCCGTCGAGACGGGCGCGAGCGATCTGCGGCCGTTCGTCCTCGACGGCTTCGAGGAGGCGAACGCCGACGTGCTCGGCATGCGCATCGGGGCGGGCACGACGCTCGTCGCCGTCGAGCTCGGCGCCGACTTCGTGCGCACCTATCACGCGGGCGACTCGGTCGCGCTCGTCGTCGGGCAGCGCGGCCGCGTGCGCCTGCACACGATCCCGCACTCGCCGGTCGGCTACGGCGTCGCGTCCGGCATGCTCGACCCCGAGAAGGTGATGGACCACGAGGAGCGCAGCTTCATCTCGAACTGCGTGGGCTCGCAGGACATGCGGCTCGAGGTGGGCGCGCCGATCGAGATGGCGGAGCGCGACACGCTGCTCGTCGCGTCGGACGGCGTGCTCGACAACGTGCGCCCGAGCGACCTCGTCGAGCTGATCCGGCGCGGCGCGCTCGGCGACGCCGCGCACGCGCTCGCGCAGCGCGTCGCCGAGGTGATGGAGCACGGCGACCGCGAGATCGCCGGGCACTGCGACGACGCGACCTTCCTGCTCTACCGCACGCGCTCGCCCCGCGCGCGCACACGCCGCGCCGCGCGCGCGCGCAGGCCGGGAGGCGCCGCGTGA
- a CDS encoding serine/threonine-protein kinase has protein sequence MTRRLVRGSKLGKYRCEHRIATGATADVWRARDPIEGRRVALKVVHPAIVAEFGRDAIEHEARIAAHLEHPNIVAIRNADWIDGRFVIVTELATTSLDDYPRARRSARAALAIVRDVAAGLAHAHSRGVLHRDVKPENVVVMSDGTAKLTDFGTARLAPRSTRVLTEVGTFGYMAPEQAYGRPRFASDVFSWGLTAYQLFAGVLPGWPFVWPLEGHERFERRCPAPVQAVIRRALEPDPKRRWRDAGELHAALVAAIARHESRESAPAKGARRRKAPSHRAATNDPFALETRWFRRHFGKALRADFDCHKCGGPIAEAMRCCPWCGTDRNAFTYVTSYPLVCPDCERGVRPEWKACPWCATARLESNGRRPPLDRRATRTCRRKGCEGQLRPFMRYCPMCKTKVARPWKVESLPPCPSCRWPMAPRWRWCAWCGRRNAAALSIGRASGR, from the coding sequence GTGACCCGTCGGCTCGTCCGCGGGAGCAAGCTCGGCAAGTACCGGTGCGAGCACCGCATCGCGACGGGTGCGACGGCCGACGTCTGGCGCGCGCGCGACCCGATCGAGGGGCGGCGCGTCGCGCTCAAGGTCGTGCATCCCGCGATCGTCGCGGAGTTCGGGCGCGACGCGATCGAGCACGAAGCGCGCATCGCCGCCCACCTCGAGCACCCGAACATCGTCGCGATCCGCAACGCGGACTGGATCGACGGGCGCTTCGTGATCGTCACCGAGCTCGCGACGACGAGCCTCGACGACTATCCGCGCGCGCGGCGCTCGGCGCGCGCGGCGCTCGCGATCGTGCGCGACGTCGCGGCGGGCCTCGCGCACGCGCACTCGCGCGGCGTGCTGCACCGCGACGTGAAGCCCGAGAACGTCGTGGTGATGAGCGACGGCACGGCGAAGCTCACGGACTTCGGCACCGCGCGCCTCGCGCCGCGCTCGACGCGCGTCCTGACCGAGGTCGGCACGTTCGGCTACATGGCGCCCGAGCAGGCCTACGGGCGCCCGCGTTTCGCGAGCGACGTGTTCAGCTGGGGGCTCACGGCCTACCAGCTCTTCGCCGGCGTGCTCCCGGGCTGGCCGTTCGTGTGGCCGCTCGAGGGCCACGAGCGCTTCGAGCGCCGCTGTCCCGCGCCCGTGCAGGCGGTGATCCGGCGCGCGCTCGAGCCCGACCCGAAGCGGCGCTGGCGCGACGCGGGCGAGCTGCACGCGGCGCTCGTCGCGGCGATCGCGCGCCACGAGTCGCGCGAGAGCGCGCCGGCGAAGGGCGCGCGTCGGCGCAAGGCGCCGTCGCACCGCGCGGCGACGAACGACCCCTTCGCGCTCGAGACGCGCTGGTTCCGCAGGCACTTCGGCAAGGCGCTCCGCGCCGACTTCGACTGCCACAAGTGCGGCGGGCCGATCGCGGAGGCGATGCGCTGCTGCCCGTGGTGCGGCACGGATCGCAACGCCTTCACCTACGTCACGAGCTACCCGCTCGTGTGTCCCGACTGCGAGCGCGGCGTGCGCCCCGAATGGAAGGCGTGCCCGTGGTGCGCCACGGCGCGGCTCGAGAGCAACGGCCGGCGTCCGCCGCTCGACCGGCGCGCGACGCGCACGTGCCGCCGCAAGGGCTGCGAAGGGCAGCTGCGCCCGTTCATGCGCTACTGCCCGATGTGCAAGACGAAGGTCGCGCGGCCGTGGAAGGTCGAGTCGCTGCCGCCGTGCCCCTCGTGCCGCTGGCCGATGGCGCCGCGCTGGCGCTGGTGCGCGTGGTGCGGGCGAAGGAACGCCGCCGCGCTGTCGATCGGCCGCGCCTCGGGTCGTTAG
- a CDS encoding mechanosensitive ion channel, with translation MARSRRRGSAAIAALAAAAALAAAIATLAGGARDARAQAPSLLDAARGATGADTANGSSGANGSNGSNGATAPNGDAATASGPPDAADIAAARAALATELAALRAEEPVPRSSIALVERLDDMLAEHATLLERMQSPPPEAPLPAPPGPPFALADVDATARRLADANAAGERAEKAIEAAKASVERARSDREKAERTRRQLKEQVANGESSAPKLRKAELASRVADAEVSLRRAELRYWERQRAAAGEDAAALETALAEQEAARSADASELASVVSGIDKQLFDLERAQQKQRFAEDEAERQLERARSRSDGSAEGAAAVEARRVVAAGEQRIGSLLSEHRARLEASKELWQQRYALARGEADVEQAAAWLDQTTAAIGEVDRSLALARVRLEELQAEIGGLDADAPEAAVVRDSLRRRIAAYRTEVQRLSDHRFLLDRFAGELRAHESDLGLAERLEVLAGRAAAVWEYEVWSAEDNPITVGKLVSALLVFFVGLYGVRWVARALRLHVFPRLGLDEGGARAFESLAFYAFLVALVLVVLRFASIPLTAFAFVGGALAIGVGFGSQNIVNNFISGVILLAERPVKIGDLVEVGGDVYGIVEQIGLRSTRIRTGTNIHIVVPNASILENQVVNWTLNDPNVRLVVKVGVAYGSPTRDVERLLLQALNEHPRVHAHPAPSVLFADFGDNALAFEVHFWAAIRRLMDRLTIESEVRFRIDELFREAGITIAFPQRDVHLDTLSPLAVRLVREGGSADDGGGA, from the coding sequence ATGGCCAGGTCGCGTCGCCGCGGCTCCGCAGCGATCGCCGCTCTCGCCGCCGCCGCGGCGCTCGCGGCCGCGATCGCGACGCTCGCCGGCGGCGCGCGCGACGCGCGCGCGCAGGCGCCTTCCCTGCTCGACGCCGCGCGCGGCGCGACGGGCGCGGACACCGCGAACGGCTCGAGCGGAGCGAACGGCTCGAACGGGTCGAACGGCGCGACGGCGCCGAACGGCGACGCGGCCACCGCGTCCGGCCCGCCCGACGCGGCCGACATCGCCGCCGCGCGCGCGGCGCTCGCCACCGAGCTCGCGGCGCTGCGCGCGGAGGAGCCCGTGCCGCGCAGCTCGATCGCGCTCGTCGAGCGCCTCGACGACATGCTCGCCGAGCACGCGACGCTGCTCGAACGCATGCAGAGTCCGCCGCCCGAGGCGCCGCTGCCGGCGCCGCCCGGCCCGCCCTTCGCGCTCGCCGACGTCGATGCGACGGCGCGGCGGCTCGCCGACGCGAACGCCGCGGGAGAGCGCGCGGAGAAGGCGATCGAGGCCGCGAAGGCCTCCGTCGAGCGCGCGCGCAGCGACCGCGAGAAGGCCGAACGCACGCGCCGCCAGCTGAAGGAGCAGGTCGCGAACGGCGAGTCGAGCGCGCCGAAGCTCCGCAAGGCGGAGCTCGCGAGCCGTGTCGCCGACGCCGAGGTGTCGCTGCGCCGCGCCGAGCTCCGTTACTGGGAGCGCCAGCGCGCCGCTGCGGGCGAGGACGCGGCGGCGCTCGAGACCGCGCTCGCGGAGCAGGAGGCGGCGCGCAGCGCCGACGCCTCCGAGCTCGCGAGCGTCGTGTCCGGCATCGACAAGCAGCTCTTCGATCTCGAGCGCGCGCAGCAGAAGCAGCGCTTCGCCGAGGACGAGGCGGAGCGCCAGCTCGAGCGCGCCCGCTCGCGCTCCGACGGCTCGGCCGAAGGCGCGGCAGCGGTCGAGGCGCGCCGCGTCGTCGCGGCGGGCGAGCAGCGCATCGGCTCGCTGCTCTCCGAGCACCGCGCGCGGCTCGAGGCGAGCAAGGAGCTGTGGCAGCAACGCTATGCGCTCGCGCGCGGCGAGGCCGACGTCGAGCAGGCCGCCGCGTGGCTCGACCAGACGACGGCCGCGATCGGCGAGGTCGATCGCAGCCTCGCGCTCGCGCGCGTCCGCCTCGAGGAGCTGCAGGCCGAGATCGGCGGGCTCGACGCCGACGCGCCCGAGGCGGCCGTCGTGCGCGACTCGCTACGCAGGCGCATCGCCGCCTATCGCACCGAGGTCCAGCGGCTCTCCGATCACCGCTTCCTGCTCGATCGCTTCGCCGGCGAGCTCCGCGCGCACGAGAGCGACCTCGGCCTGGCCGAGCGGCTCGAGGTGCTCGCCGGCCGGGCGGCAGCGGTGTGGGAGTACGAGGTCTGGTCGGCCGAGGACAACCCGATCACGGTCGGGAAGCTCGTCTCGGCGCTGCTCGTCTTCTTCGTCGGGCTCTACGGCGTGCGCTGGGTGGCGCGTGCGCTGCGGCTCCACGTCTTCCCGCGGCTCGGGCTCGACGAGGGCGGCGCGCGCGCCTTCGAGTCGCTCGCCTTCTACGCCTTCCTCGTCGCGCTCGTGCTCGTCGTGCTGCGCTTCGCGAGCATCCCGCTCACGGCCTTCGCGTTCGTCGGCGGCGCACTCGCGATCGGGGTCGGCTTCGGCAGCCAGAACATCGTCAACAACTTCATCAGCGGCGTGATCCTGCTGGCCGAGCGCCCGGTGAAGATCGGCGACCTCGTCGAGGTGGGCGGCGACGTCTACGGCATCGTCGAGCAGATCGGTCTGCGCAGCACGCGCATCCGCACGGGCACGAACATCCACATCGTGGTGCCGAACGCGTCGATCCTCGAGAACCAGGTCGTGAACTGGACGCTCAACGACCCGAACGTCCGGCTCGTCGTGAAGGTCGGCGTGGCCTACGGCTCGCCGACGCGCGACGTCGAGCGGCTGCTGCTCCAGGCGCTGAACGAGCACCCGCGCGTGCACGCGCACCCGGCGCCGTCCGTGCTGTTCGCCGACTTCGGCGACAACGCGCTCGCCTTCGAGGTGCACTTCTGGGCGGCGATCCGCCGGCTCATGGACCGCCTCACGATCGAGAGCGAGGTGCGCTTCCGCATCGACGAGCTCTTCCGCGAGGCGGGCATCACGATCGCGTTCCCGCAGCGCGACGTGCACCTCGACACGCTCTCGCCGCTCGCCGTGCGGCTCGTGCGCGAAGGCGGGAGCGCGGACGACGGGGGCGGCGCGTGA
- the corA gene encoding magnesium/cobalt transporter CorA: MSDFPIHRPAAGARPGALAIPPGSPPPVVRLMQYDEAGLEEREVADLDELVPYANTETTTWIDVQGLGDERKLLRIAEIFGLHPLAISDAVNVPQRAGIESYPDQLLVVARAPWRTVDGATRVPQVCLLVGRGYVLSFQERYFGFFDAVRERIRRGGGPIRRSGPCYLAYALVDALVDHYFPVVDELADALDELEEEVLADPTPALIARVHRLQRRVLVLRRVARPMTEMVARLAIEPSPFVTESTRLYLRDTRDQAQQVLGRLESTREASLDLMNAALATLGHRQNEVMKLLTLVGSIFIPLTFIAGIYGMNFEHMPELHARRGYFVVLGVMAAVAIAMLGYFRRRGWLGRRSRRRR; this comes from the coding sequence GTGAGCGACTTCCCCATCCACCGCCCCGCCGCGGGGGCGCGGCCCGGCGCGCTCGCCATTCCGCCGGGCTCGCCGCCGCCCGTCGTGCGGCTGATGCAGTACGACGAGGCCGGCCTCGAGGAGCGCGAGGTCGCCGACCTCGACGAGCTCGTGCCCTACGCGAACACGGAGACGACGACCTGGATCGACGTCCAGGGCCTCGGCGACGAGCGCAAGCTGCTGCGCATCGCCGAGATCTTCGGTCTGCACCCGCTCGCGATCTCCGATGCCGTGAACGTGCCGCAGCGCGCCGGCATCGAGTCGTACCCCGACCAGCTGCTCGTCGTCGCGCGCGCGCCGTGGCGCACCGTCGACGGCGCGACGCGCGTGCCGCAGGTGTGCCTGCTCGTCGGGCGTGGCTACGTGCTGAGCTTCCAGGAGCGCTACTTCGGCTTCTTCGACGCGGTGCGCGAGCGCATCCGCCGCGGCGGCGGCCCCATCCGGCGCTCCGGGCCCTGCTACCTCGCGTACGCGCTCGTCGACGCGCTCGTCGACCACTACTTCCCGGTCGTCGACGAGCTCGCCGACGCGCTCGACGAGCTCGAGGAGGAGGTGCTCGCCGACCCGACGCCCGCGTTGATCGCGCGCGTGCACCGGCTGCAGCGGCGCGTGCTCGTGCTGCGGCGCGTCGCGCGTCCGATGACGGAGATGGTCGCGCGTCTCGCCATCGAGCCCTCGCCGTTCGTCACCGAGTCGACGCGGCTCTACCTGCGCGACACGCGCGACCAGGCGCAGCAGGTGCTCGGGCGCCTCGAGTCGACGCGCGAGGCCTCGCTCGACCTGATGAACGCGGCGCTCGCGACGCTCGGGCACCGCCAGAACGAGGTGATGAAGCTGCTCACGCTCGTCGGCAGCATCTTCATCCCGCTCACGTTCATCGCGGGCATCTACGGCATGAACTTCGAGCACATGCCGGAGCTGCACGCGCGCCGCGGCTACTTCGTGGTGCTCGGCGTGATGGCGGCGGTCGCGATCGCGATGCTCGGCTACTTCCGGCGCCGCGGCTGGCTCGGGCGCCGCTCGCGCCGCAGACGCTAG
- a CDS encoding alpha-L-glutamate ligase-like protein encodes MSLFASPRRLRELGVLGMNERNVHYTLAVNDRARYPLVDNKLATKALCEKAGIPTAKILGVASAQGDVPKLVASLLDAAGFALKPARGAMGNGILVVRGRTEDGRFVRAGGDVLTRDDLEFHAAAIISGLYALGGQPDEAFAEELLHVDPSFAAIAVDGVPDIRVVVYRGVPAMAMTRLPTRASRGRANLHQGALGAGVDLATGRLTRAVQHGHPIDRHPDTLEPIEGRRLPHFAKVLEIAVRAADCTGLGYVGADVVVDASHGPLVLELNARPGLAIQLANGAGLSRRLDAIDLEARPELDWRARIALGVAIARRAGAAGAAEDASELGGRDVA; translated from the coding sequence GTGAGCCTCTTCGCGTCGCCGCGCCGACTGCGCGAGCTCGGCGTGCTCGGCATGAACGAGCGCAACGTCCACTACACGCTCGCCGTCAACGACCGCGCGCGCTACCCGCTCGTCGACAACAAGCTCGCGACGAAGGCGCTGTGCGAGAAGGCCGGCATCCCGACGGCGAAGATCCTCGGCGTCGCGTCGGCGCAGGGCGACGTGCCGAAGCTCGTCGCGTCGCTGCTCGACGCCGCGGGCTTCGCGCTGAAGCCCGCGCGCGGCGCGATGGGCAACGGCATCCTGGTCGTGCGCGGACGCACCGAGGACGGCCGCTTCGTGCGCGCGGGCGGCGACGTGCTGACGCGCGACGACCTCGAGTTCCACGCGGCCGCGATCATCTCCGGCCTCTACGCGCTCGGCGGGCAGCCGGACGAGGCGTTCGCCGAGGAGCTGCTGCACGTCGACCCGTCGTTCGCGGCGATCGCGGTCGACGGCGTGCCCGACATCCGCGTCGTCGTCTACCGCGGCGTGCCGGCGATGGCGATGACGCGCCTGCCGACGCGCGCGTCGCGCGGGCGCGCGAACCTGCACCAGGGCGCGCTCGGCGCGGGCGTCGACCTGGCCACGGGCCGGCTCACGCGCGCCGTCCAGCACGGCCACCCGATCGATCGCCACCCCGACACGCTCGAGCCGATCGAGGGGCGCCGGCTGCCGCACTTCGCGAAGGTGCTCGAGATCGCGGTGCGCGCGGCGGACTGCACGGGCCTCGGCTACGTCGGCGCCGACGTGGTCGTCGACGCGTCGCACGGCCCGCTCGTGCTCGAGCTGAACGCGCGACCCGGCCTCGCCATCCAGCTCGCGAACGGAGCGGGCCTGTCGCGCCGGCTCGACGCCATCGACCTCGAGGCGAGGCCCGAGCTCGACTGGCGCGCGCGCATCGCGCTCGGCGTCGCGATCGCACGGCGCGCGGGCGCGGCGGGCGCGGCAGAGGACGCGAGCGAGCTTGGGGGGCGCGATGTGGCGTAG